ACGGTCGGCGAGGCAGTCCAGGAGTTTCTTCACGTTGGCGTCATCGATATGGCGGTCGATAATCACGCATTCCATGGCGTTGCACACGCCGGTGCGCTGCGTCTTGGCGTTAATCAGAATGTTCACCGCCTTGTCCATGTCGGCGGACTTATCGATGTACACGTGGCAGATGCCGTTGAAGTGCTTGATCACAGGAATCTTGCTCTGTTCCACGACGGCGCGGATCAGGCGTTCGCCACCGCGGGGGATCACCAGGTCGATGCAGTCGCTACGCTGCAACAGCATGCCCACCAGGTCGTGGCTGGTTTCGGTCACCAGCTGCACGGCGTCTTCGTCAATGCCGTTTTCGGCAAGGGCCTTGTGGAAAATCCCGGCGAGGCACTTGGCGGAATTCAGGGATTCCTTGCCGCCGCGCAAAATCACGGCGTTTCCCGCCTTGAAGCAGAGGCATGCGCCGTCAATCGTCACATTCGGGCGGCTTTCAAAAATAAAGAACACGGAGCCGATAGGCACGGCCACGCGGCTAATCTTGATGCCGTTCTTCAGTTCGCGGCTTTCCAGCACCCGGTTCAGCGGGTCGGTAAAGGCGGCAATTTCTTCGGCGCCCTTGGCCATGGCCTCAATGCGGGTGTCGTTCAATGTCAAACGGTCCATCTTGGCGTCGTCGAGCTTGCCGGCGGCAGCTTCCAGGTCAAGTTTGTTCGCGGCCAGGATTTCCGGCTTGTGTTCCCGGAGCAACTTTGCCACCAGGTTCAGCACGGCACTCCGTTTTTCGCCAGAGAGGGTGCGCAGGTTCTTGCTTGCTTTTTTGGCGTTTTTCGCCAAAAGGTCGGAATATTCGTCCAAGTTGGAATAATTTTTAGTCATGTTTTTAATATAGAAACTTGCTTTTTCACAAAAAGAAGTGTATTTTCAAAATACAGGTTTGTTTTTACCCTCGACATTGAGTGGTAGTCTAGGGTATCGGACTTGGGTGTAAGAGCCCGGCGTTCAACGTCGGGTTTCTTTTTTTATATCTTTATACCGTAAAATAAAGAACGGTAAGTAATGAACATTTACAGTTGGAACGTCAACGGAATCCGTTCCGCCCTCAAGAAAGGGCTGGAAAACTGGTTCCACGAGACCAATCCCGATATCCTGTGCCTCCAGGAAGTCCGCGCCGAGACAGACCAGATTCCGGAATCCATGGCCAAGCCCGAAGGCTACTTTGCCTACTGGAACCCCTGCCAGCGCAAAAAGGGCTACAGCGGGGTAGGCGTGCTTACAAAGATCGAGCCCGATGCGGTGAACTACGGTTTCGATATTGAAGAGTTTGACGTCGAAGGCCGCGTGCTGCAGCTGGTGTTCCCGGACTGGGTGCTCAACAGCATCTACTTCCCTAATGGCGGCTCCGGCGACGACCGTCTGGACTACAAGCTCCGCTTTTACGACGCCTTTTTGGAAAATTCGGAGCGCTGGATTGCCGACGGCAAGCATGTGCTTACAGTAGGCGACTACAACACCTGCCATAAGGAAATAGACATTGCCCGCCCCAAGGAAAACGAGAACGTGAGCGGCTTCTTGCCTGTGGAACGGGCCTGGATGGACAAGTACGTGGAACACGGCTTTGTGGATTCCTTCCGCAATCTGCATCCGGACACACGGGACGTTTACTCCTGGTGGTCCAACCGTTTCGGCGCCCGGGGCAGGAACGTGGGTTGGCGTCTGGACTATGCCTTTGTAGATGAGGCCCTGATGCCCAACGTGGTCCGCTCCGAAATCCACACAACGGTTATGGGTTCGGACCATTGCCCCATCAGCATCGAGCTGGAGCCGCCCTTCGCTCCGCTGCCCATAAAGTCCGCATCTGCCGAAGCAGAAGTCCAGTAGAAAAAAGTCGCCCTTTCGAGCGACTTTTCTTTTAACTTGTTTGCGACAATTACGAGTGCAGGTATTCCACGATGGCGTCGTGGATGGTGGTGAACACTTCCCGCAGTTCCTCTTCGTCTTCTTCCAGGAGCGTCACGCGGAAGCCCTTCAGGTCGGTGCAGAAGCTGGTGCTGGGCACCACGCAGATGCCCTTCGCGCCTAGCAGGTAGTAAACGAAGCGGTAGTCCAGGTTCGTGGTCTTGCTGCACCATTCTTCCACCTTCTTCTTGATAATCGGGTTGTCGATTTTCAGCGTCTGGTGGCTGTTCAGCGTGCCTTCGCGGAAGATGATGGTGTTGTAGAACGCACCGTAGGTTGGGTTGAAGTACAGTTCCGGAATGTCTGAAAGTATTTCGTTGATGATGGCGCTACGGCGGCCAATCTTCTCGTTCAGCGCGGTGCGGTGCTCGATAAAGCGCGGATCGCCCAGCACGCGGGGAATGGTCATCTGCGGGAGCGTGGTGGAGCAGACTTCCACCATCTTGGCGTTGTCGATGGCGCGGCAGAAGGCGTCGAACTGTTCGTCCTTGTCGCGGTTGTAGTATTCGGCCCAGCCGCAACGAGCGCCCGGCCAGGGGTATTCCTTGGAGATTCCCTTCAGCGCGATGCCCGGAACGTCGCCGATGTATTCGGCCAGGGCGTAGGCGTGGGCGCCATTGTAGGTAATCTTGTTGTAGATTTCGTCGCAGATGATGAACAGGTTGTAGCGCTTCGCGATATCCACGATTTTCTTGAGGATATCCAACGGATAGACCATGCCCGTCGGGTTGTCCGGGTTCAGCACCAGGATGCCCGCGATGCTCGGGTTGTACTTCACCTTGTTCTCGAGCTCTTCCAGGTCCGGATACCAGTGGTTTTCGGGCTGGAGGCTGTAGGTGATGGGGGCCGTGTGGGCGTGTGCCGCTTCGGCGGAACTGTGGGTGCTGTAGGCCGGGGCAGGTCCGATAATGCGGGTGTTCATGGAGAGCAGGCCGTAGATGGTGGCGATGGCGTCACCCAGGCCGTTGAAGAACAGGATGTCGTCCACGCTAATCTGCGCGACGCCCAGCTTGTTGTTCTCCTTCACCAGGAATTCGCGGGTTTCCAGCATGCCCTTGGAGGGGCAGTAGCCGTAACTGCGGTTGGTCTTGACCAGGTCCACCACGATATCCTTGATCCAGTCGGGCAGCTGGCATTTCTTTTCGATAGGGTCTCCGATGTTTTCCCAGTGGATGGGGAGACCCAGGGCCTTGAGCTGGTTTGCCTTCTTCACGATCTCGCGGATTTCGTAAGAAAGTTCCTTGGCACCTTCGCTCAAAAGTCTTCTGCGCATTTTATGCTCCTATATAGGTATCGTAAATTCTCAAATTTTACTGCGTAATTATAGAATAATAAAACAGTGAAATTTCTTTAAGTTAATGGTTTGGGGTATGAAAAAAGCAGCCTTTTACGGGGCTGCCCTTGAAACTTGCTATCTGGATTTTGGCGTTATGCCTTACAGACCTTGGTTTCTCTGGACAGCCCCACAATAGCTCGGGCTGCTGCCGGGCTTGCTGCCATTGCCGCTGCTGCGATGTTCTGTCCAAAGAATTTATTCATGTGCAAAAATATAGTTCCAGGTGCAGAAGTTGTCAAGAGGGGGAGGTCTCCCCCTGATTGCAGCCTTGCCTCGTTGAGTCACATCCCTGCGTGCCATTCTTGCCATCCCCGCGCATCCTTCGTTGTCATCCCCGCGCATCCTTCGTTGTCATCCCCGCGCATCCTTCGTTGTCATCCCCGCGAAGGCGGGGATCTCCCTTCATCTACCCACTCGGCAAGTCTTCCATCACCCCCACGCCTAGGGGCGTAGCCCCTAAAACCCCTGTTTTAATATCACGTTTTGAAGTGTTTATATCGTTAATTTATAAAAAGAAGATAATTTGAAAAAATTGCTCTAGGTTGGAATAATCGCTTCCATTTTTGTATATTACCTCCCGAAAAGCCGTATTGCTATATCCCATAGCAACCGGAATGGTTGCGGGCTATGGAAATACGGCTTTTGTGCTTTTAGCACAAAGTCCAGCGGCTCGGAAGTGTTGATGCAAGCATCAACGTTTCACTCGCCTTGGGGGCTTTTTTTTGTTTTGAAATGGAGGAAAAATGACCAAAAAGGCCGAAAAGACGGAGATTGTGACGACAAATCCTCTCGTGGAATCGGGAGTGGAAAAGATGATTCAGGTTATTCGGGGCAAGCAGGTGCTGCTTGACCGCGACCTGGCGATGCTTTATGGCGTGGAAACGAAACGTATCAACGAGCAGGTAAAACGTAATATCGAACGGTTTCCCGAGGAATTTTGCTTTCGGTTAGACCGAGATGAAATTGAATTCGTGAAGTCGCAACTTGCGACTTCACGGAAAGAAGGGTTCTTTTCGGGACAAAAAGGCGGAGGTCGTAAAAATCCCTATGCCTTCACCGAACAGGGGGTAGCGATGTTATCTACCGTTTTACACAGTGAAAAAGCGATAAAGGTTAGCATCGACATAATGAAAGTTTTCGTCGCAATGCGGCATTATATGCTTGCGAATGGTGGGCTGGTTAATCGGCTTTCTAATGTGGAGTCCAAAATTTTGGACCATGATCGCAAAAACATCGAATATGATCGCAAATTTGACGAGGTTTTCGAAGCGATGGACCGGGGAGAACTCAAGTCCAAGGGGTTGTTTTACAATAATCAGGAGTTTGACGCCTATGTGTTCGTTTGTGACCTGATTCGCAGCGCAAAAAAGAGGATTGTTCTTGTTGACCGCTATGTAACCGAAAAGACGTTAACCATGATGCTCAAGCGGGAGAAAGGTGTTTCCGTTACCATTTACACCTACGACAAAAGTAAGGTTTTAGAGATGGATTTGGCAACCTACAACGAGCAGTATCCCGACAGTCCAATGCGGGTCCTGCCAAGTTATGGTATGCACGACAGATTTTTGTTCATTGACGAGGTTGCTTATCATTTTGGGGCGTCGTTGAAAGATTTGGGCAAGAACACATTTTTCTTTACACAAGAAGATTTTACACTAGAGGAAGTGCTGAAGGAGTCGCAGAAGATTCAGGACGCATTATCATCTCCGCCGACCTCTAAAACCTAGTGCTTTTTTCTATCTTGAATCACATGACCCACGGAACATTATATGACCCGATTCGCCAAAAGGATGTGCCCGACACCCCCGAGGAGCGGGTGCGTCAGGCGACGGTGCAGTTCTTGCTGAATGAGGTGAAGGTCCCTGCCCACCTGATTACGGTGGAGTTCGGCCTGAGTTCCGTGGACCCCAAGACGGATGACCGGGTGGACATCGTGGTGCACGATTTCCGCAACGGGAACGACCAGGCGAAACCCTGGCTTTTGGTGGAATGCAAGGCTCCCGGCGAATACACCTGGGAGGCTTTGCAGGTTCAGCTGAACAAGTACCTGCAGGTGCTCACGCCCAGGTTCGTGATGCTTTCGTTGGGGGATTGTGAGCGTTTTTTTGAAATGGACGCCGCCACCAAGAGATTTGTTAAGATTGAACGGCTTCCTGAATTCCGTTAGGCGGGTATTCGAAGGAGCGGCGTTCCGCAATCCACTTGCGCACGGCTTCGACCGCACGGGCGCCCAGAATCTCTTTCTTGTTCTTTTTTTTGAGGCCCTCGTGGTGGGGGAGCAGCCCGAAGTTGAAGTTCATTGGCTGAAAATTTTCGTTTTCCTCTACCAAGCGGTTCATCAAGGACCCGATGCAGCTCTCGTCGGGGAGCGGGTCGGCATGCCCGTGCAAAATGGTCTGGGCCATGTTCCAGGCGGCATACCATCCGGTAGCCACCGCCTCGGTGTAGCCTTCGCTTCCGGTAATCTGCCCGGCGAACCAGGTGGGCGGAATGTCCTTGGCGCAGGGCAGTTCAGGCCGCAATCTCAAAGTGGCATCCAAGAACTTGGGCGATTCAATGAAGGTGTTCCGGTGCATGCAACCTAGGCGGGCAAATTTCGCATTGCGCAAGGCCGGCACCATGGTGAAGATTTCTTTTTGCGTGCCCCACTTGAGGCGGGTCTGGAAACCCACCATGTTAAAGAGGGTCTTTTGCTTGTTTTCGGCTCGGAGCTGTATTACCGCGTACCACAAATGCCCATTGTTGCCGAGTCCGAGTCCGATGGGGCGCATGGGTCCGTGACGGAGGGTCTCATAGCCGCGGCGGGCCATTTCTTCGACAGGCAGGCAGCCCTCGAACAGTTCGTTCTTTTCGAAGGGGCGGGGCTCCACGGCTTCGGCCTCGCACAGTTTACGGACAAACTCCGTATAGGTTTCCTTGTCCAGGGGGCAGTTGATAAAGTCTGCCGTCTCGCCCTTTTCCCAGCGGTTCATGTAGAAGGCGTGGTCGAAGTCGATGCTGTCGGTCTCTACCACAGGGGCTATAGCGTCGAAGAAATGGAGGCGCTCGCTTCCCAGCCGCTTGAAGATATCGTCGGCGAGCGCGTCGCTGGCCAGCGGCCCCGCCGCGACTAAGGTCGGGCAGTCGCCTTCGAGGCTGGTTACTTCTTCTCGGTGGAGCGTGATGTTTGGAGATTCTGCAATTTTCTTTTCCACCGATTCGCTGAAAATGTCCCGGTTCACGGTGAGGGAATCGCCAGCGGGAACGGCGGCTTCGCGGGCGGAGTCCAAAAGGAAACTCCCCAGCATGGTGAGTTCCTGCTTTAAAAGTCCGTGTGCCGATGTGACGCCCAGCGCCTTGAAACTGTTGGAGCAGACGAGTTGTGCCAGGTGGCCGTCCTTGTGGGCGGGAGTCTGCTTGACCGGACGCATTTCGTACAGGTCCACCTTGAAACCGCGGCTCGCCAGTTGCAAAGCCGCCTCGCAACCTGCGAGACCGCCACCTATGACTCTTACTCGTTGCTGTTCGCTCATTTCATTCGCTTTGTGGTTTAAGGTACGGGGTTTTAGGGGTGTCCCCTAGGAGAAGGGGTAGCGCCCTTCGGCAGGCTCAGGGACCTGAGACGGTCGAAGGAAGCGAGGGGAAGGCTTTCCCCTTTTTGCCAGTTAGTGCTAGTCGGTTCCCTTGGACTGGATCCTTTATGCTTCGCATTCAGGATGACACACTTGCGTTTTACTCATCGGTCAATTCCGAATTTCGAAATCTGAATTCCGAATTAATTCGTCACCACTTTCCGGTAGCTCTTGGCGTTTCCGATCCAGAGTTTCACCAGGAGTTCTTCCAGGGAGGCAGTGGAGACGCATTCGGGGTCGGCGTCCTGGATTTCGTCGGAAATCAGGTTTGCCTGGGTCAGGTTCAGCATGCCGTAGTACATGGCTTCCATGAGCTGGGAGGCGAACTTCGGGGAAATCCGCGCCACTGCGTCCATGTCGTTCAGGGGCGGCAGTTGGGTCTTGTCGGGGCTGAACTGGTCCAGGTTGTCCATGGTCCACATGTCGGCGGCCTTGCCCATGTCGTCGCTGGGGGCGATTTTCAGGAGCTTTTCCTTGTAGGCGTTCCATTCCACGTTGGTGGTCTTTCCCGCCTTGCGCACGGACTTCAAGAAGGACAGGACGGCGTAGTAGAGGTCCTTTTCTCTCTGGTTCATTTCTTTCTGCGAAGCGGGAATCATGGCAAGCCCCTCGGGATTAGTGGCGGAAGTGCCTCATGCCGGTGAACACCATGGCCACCCCAAGCTTGTCGCAAGCTTCGATGGAGAGGTTGTCCTTCTTGGAACCGCCCGGTTGCACGATGTACTGGACGCCAGCCTTGGCAGCGGCTTCCACGTTGTCCGGGAACGGGAAGAAGGCGTCGGAGCCCATGACGACTTCGCTGAACACCTTCTTTTCGAGAGCCTTGAGACCGGCCTTGTCGATGCACTTGCCCTTTTCGTTGAAGAACTTCTTGGCGGCTTTCATGCGGGCGACGTTGTCACGTACGCGTGGCTGGCAGAGGCGGAGGTTACTATCGATGCGGTTCGGCTGGCCGGGGCCAAGGCCGATGACCTGGAAGTAGCCGCGGGCGTATTCGTAACCCATGACGATGGCGTTAGACTTGGTGTGCTTGGTCACGATCCAGGTGAAGCGGGCGAGGGCTTCCTTGTTCTTTGCGAACTTCTTCTTGGTGACGCATTCGAACTTTTCGTAAACGTCCACGTCGCGGTCCTGAACCAGCATGCCACCGATCACGTGCTTGTAGACCTTGCAGCGGGTCGCCTTCTTGATCTTGCCCACTTCAAGGAGACGAATGTCCTTGGACTTGTTCTTCAAAAATTCCAGAGCGTCCTTGTCGAATGCCGGGGCGAGCAGAATTTCGACGAACTTGCCCTTCAGGAATTCGGCGGTTTTCAGGTCCACCTTCTTGGTTACGGCAATCACGGAACCGAAGGCCGACACCGGGTCGCCTTCCCAGGCGGCTTCCATGGCGTTGCGCAGTGTCTTGCCGGTAGCAAGGCCACAGGGATTCATGTGCTTTACGATAACAACGGCATTTTCGTCTGCGAATTCGCGGGCCATTTCCAGGGCGGCGTCGGCATCCACGATGTTGTTGTAAGAAAGTTCCTTACCCCAGAGCTGCTTTGCGGTGGCGAGGCTTGCTTCGGTGCAGGTCGGGTCGCGGTAGAAGACGGCGGACTGGTGGGAGTTTTCACCGTAGCGCATGGGCTTCGGGTCAACGAATTTCAAAACGAGTTCTTCGGACATGTTTTTTCCTTTGTGATTTACATAGGATAATATAGGAAATTAGAAGAAAGGAGATGCCCGCTCGGAGGCGGGCATGACAAGAATAATACTGGCGTGACAAGAATTAACGCGGCTCGATTTAATACATCGTTGCCGGAGGGTTGTTGTCGTCGAGACCCGGCAGATTCGGGTTGGGCGCGATGTTGTCCAGCGGGTCTTCGGGTTCTACAATCAGGTTGTAATAGACGTTGTTCTTCAGTTCGTCTTCGATGTAGAAAAGGGTGCCGCCCATGGCAGAGCCGCAACCGGCGCAGGCTCCCTGGTAGCGGATTTTCAGGCGGTTGTCGTCGGTCAGGTCCAGCACTTCCAGGTCGCCACCGTCGCCTTGCAGCATCCCGCGCACGGACTGGTGGAGCCAGGCTTCGATTTTTTCGATTTTCTGCGGCTTGGTGAGGGCGTTCCATTCGGCGTCGGCTTCGGCACGGCCCTCGGCGGTCTGGGTGCGGTACTTGATGCGCTCCATCTTCTCGCGGACCAAAATAGCGGTGGCCTTCTTTTCGGGATAGGCTTCCAGAATCCGCTGTATAAGCGTGTTCATTTGTTTGAGCTCAGGTGCGGAGGCATCGAAAGCCGGCACGTCGGGTGTGTCCCGCAGTTCCTGTTCCAGGCTTTCGGCGGTGATAGCGCAGGCTTCTTCCACCGTGACCATCTGGATTTTCTTGCAGAAGGTGTCGGCAAGTGCGGTAAAGATTGGCCCGCCGTAGGTGAAGAACCGGGTCTCCAGAATCTTGTCGCATTCCGGGTCTATCATCAGGTAGACCTTCAGGCTCGCTTCCTTCACATCTACAAGGGCAAGGCCCTTTTCGTCGGCTTCAATCTGGAAAATCGCGCCCCTGTACTTGGGGGCCTTTGCAATCTCCTGCACCTTCTTGGAAAAATTCGCACACAGTTCTTCGCTCATAGTGCACCAAATATAGAATATTTGGCCAGTATGCACTTGAATGGTGATTTATTTGGCTTGTTTAGTAAACGAAAGTTAACATACGGATGTTTAATAATGGAGGCGAATAATATATATTTGAATTATAAGAACAAACGAACGGGGCCTTTATGAAAAAATTTCTCTTTCTTGCCGTGCTGGTTTCGGCCTTTTTTACCGCCTGCGGTAGCGACAGTGGCAGCAAGGGTTCTGACCCTGAAGATGGCGTTGAGCGGGATTCCACCGACCAGGGTGGCGACAAGAAGCCCCTGCCCGACATTCCGGCCCTGGCCATGGACTCGGTGGACACCGAAGATGACCTGCCCGCCTGCGTCTCTTCCAATGATGGGGATTCCGCCTACGTGAAGAGTGTCTACTCCATATATCGCTGCGACGACGGGCTCTGGGAACCCGATGGGTTTGTGCTTCAGAGGGTAAAGTCCAAAGATAAATTGCCCGAATGTACCAAGGACCGCATTTCGATGCTTGTGGTTACAACCGACAGTTCAATGGTTTATCGCTGCGGAAGGGAATCGTGGACTGTTCTTGGCAAGATGGTTGTCTCGGAGACGGACTTGCCCAACTGCACGGCCAACAGGGACGGGGAGATGGCATACGTCCAGGAATCCGGCAAGGTCATGGTGTGCGATGGCAGATGGACGGAACAGGAGTTCGATGACGCGGTATATTGCGGAACTCGGTCCTATGACCCGGCCGAGAAGTTCTGTATAGCGGAAAAACTTTATGCCCTTTGTGGCGGCAAGGACTTCGACCCTGCCAAGCAGTTCTGCTTCGAAGATACCCTCTACGCCCTTTGCGGTGGCGAAGACTACCGCCCCACCAGGCGTTTCTGCGTCAGGGATACCCTTTACGACATGTGCGGAGGCAAGACCTTTGACCCTGCTAAGAAGTTCTGCATCGACGATAAACTCCATGACCTGTGCGGCGGCAAGAGTTTCGATGTGGACAGGGAACGTTGTGAGGGCGGAAAAGTCCAAGGAACCTGTGGCACGGAAGCGTATGACGCAAGTGAAAAGTTCTGTGTTTCAGGAGAACTTTACGACCTGTGCGGCGGCAAAAAATACGACACTGCGACTGAATTCTGTTCTGGCGACGAAGTCTACAATTTTTGCGGCGGAGCAAGTTACGATGTGACAGCGAAATTCTGCTCCGGTGGTCAGACTTACGACCTGTGCGGCGGAGCAAGTTACGATGTGACGGCGAAATTCTGCTCCGGTGGCCAGACTTACGACCTGTGTGGCGGAGAAGAATATGATGTGACGGCAAAATTCTGTTCTGGCGGTAAAACCTATGATTTGTGTGGCGGCTCCGGGTATGATGTGGAAGAGGAACACTGTGTAAACGGAGAACCAAAGAGTTGTAATGCCTTGACATACGACAAATCCACCCATTTCTGCGATGCAAGGGATCTACAAATCTATAGGTTCGTTACCATCGGCACCCAGACATGGATGGCCTATAACCTGAACTATTCGGATAGCGCGAATTATCCCAGTATGCTGGAACGGAATTGGTGCTACAAAAACAGTCTGGACAGTTGTGTCAAATATGGTCGCCTTTACACCTGGGCCGCGGCAATAGACTCGATGAAACTCGCAAATGATGCCACGAATCCGTTGACCTGCGGCTACGGCGTGGAGTGTGGCCTCTCCGGCAAAGTTCAGGGCATTTGCCCCAAGGGCTGGCACCTGCCGAGCCGAACGGAATGGGAAGCCCTGTTCACGGCCGTGGGTGGCTTCTCAACAGCAGGTCCAAAGCTCAAGTCCCTGACAGGCTGGAATAGTGGCGGCAACGGCACGGACGCCTTCGGGTTTTCGGCGTTGCCTGCTGGCGGCAGGTACGACTATGGCAACTTCCGCTACGGTGGCAACTACGCGAGCTTCTGGAGTTCTACGGAGGGCAATAGCAACAGCGCGTACTGCATGTACCTGTTCTACGACTACGACCTTGGGGGCCTGGGCAACTACAGCAAGGACTACGGGTATTCAGTTCGTTGTCTCCGGGACTAACATGGCGCAAGCCGAAGGCTAGCGCCAGGGCCTAGGCCGCCTGCGGCCACGGCCATGATAATTTCGTGCAAACTTGGTTGTCACGGCATTTCGCCTTATGGGGGTTTTAGGGGCGGGGCCCCTAGGCGAGGGGGTAGCGGAGACGGCAAGGAGATCCCCGCCTTCGCGGGGATGACAAAAAAAGAGGTGGGGATGACGAGCCGTTGTAGCGAGGGGGAGGCTTCCCCCTTCTAATCGCTACTGCGTAGCCGTCACTTCACGTCCACCGTCACCTTGTACATGGGCTTGCCGCGGTAACTGTTCAGGCCCTTGGCGGTCTGGACTTTCAAGTTCTTGGCGGTGACGCCCTTCTGCTGCTTGAGCACGTTCAGCAGTTCCTGGTTGCGCTTTTCGGCCAGGTTTGCCAGGTCTTGTTGCATGGCCTTGCTGTCGAATTCGGCGTCGTGTTCCTTGGCGTAGGCTTTGAAACCGGCATCGCTGTCCTTGATGGCGAGGGCGGCCTTTTCGTCAATCTCGTTGAGGCTAGCCTTGCCTTCTTTTTGCTTGTAGTATTCGGTCTTGAGCTTGTGGGCCTTGTGTTCTTTTGAAATCTTGGCGGGGTTGTAGTACTGGGTGTAGGTGAGGGTCAGGTTCTTGTCTTTGGCCAGAGCCTCGGTCATCTTGGAAGCCTTGGCGAACTGTTCGCTGGTAAATGTTCCGCTAGAAACGTCGATCAGGATTTCGTCGTCTTTGCCCAGGTTCAGGCCCACGGCAGAGGCTCCCGTGTTGGCCACGTTGCCTACAATCTTGATGGGGGAGAGGGCTACCTTAATGAGCAACTTTGTCACCGTGTCCCACACGATTTTCAGGTACGAGAATTCCGGGTCCTTCACGTTGCCCTTCACGGGAACGTCGAACTGGATCTTGTCATCCTTGTCCTTGAGCACATAGAGGCCGACTTTCATGGGCACGGGGTATTCCGGGTCAACGCTGTCGTCTTTGTCGCCCACGTCAATGTTATAGATGTCAATGGTGTTCTTGCTATCGACATTAAAGTTATTCATCTTGTTGTCGCTGGCAAAGGCCATGGTGCCTGCGATGATGGGGTAGCCCGTGAAGTGCAGACTGTAACTGCTGAAATGCTTAAGGGCCAGGTTCTTGACGCTTACGTAGGCGTCCATGGTACCGATGTCGTTGAGGGCGCCCTTGTACTTGACGGACACGGAGCCTCCTTCGGGGAAGGCGGCGCTCACGTTCACGTTGCAGGGTTTGTCGAAGTTGATGTTGGAACCGCTTACCGTGATGGCGGAGACTTTGTAGTTGAAAGGTTTGGAAAGGGTGTAGTCGTTGGCGGTGACGGTGGTGTTCTGCACCAGGAGTTTTGTGACGATGGCGTCCAGCTTTTTGGCGGGTTCGACCTTGGCATTTGCACTGGCTGAGTCCGTCGCAGCATCAGGTGCGGGTGCTACCAGGGAATCCAGCGGAACCGCATTGGAATCGGTGGCTACGGTGTCCGCCTTGGCTTTGCCCTTGGGGGTGAGCAGCACGTCGATGTTGGTCTTTCCGCCCTTGTACAGGTCCAGGTGGGCGAATGCTCTGTCTACCACGACGGAGTCGATGCGGAACTTGAACTTTTCCAGGTTGGCTTCGGCAATGCCTACGCCCACATGGCCCGCCCCGATGGTCTTGTCGTTGGTCTCTGTGATCACCACGCTATCCACGCTGACAATGCCCTTCACGTTGGAGGCGAGAATGCTGTTCAGGTTGCCCTGGATGTCCATGTCTGCGGAGAGGTTGCCCTTGAAGTCCTTGATGTTCACGAAGTCGTTCAGGTAGGGTTTGCCTGCAGCCAATGCGAAGTCCTTGAGACCCACGTTCACGTTGAAGTCGTTGGTGGCCGCATTGACGGTCACCTTCACGTTCAGGTCGCCGCCGTCGGCGAATTTGAGGCTCACGCCCACGTCGGTCTGCTTGTTGCTCAGGTAAACTGCGGGTATGGCCACTCCAAAGTCCTTGATGTGGATCTTGGAACCCACCTTGGCGTCTTCGTAGATGATGTTGCCGTTCTCGAAGACGATGTTCTTGACGGAAATGCTCACGGGGAGTCCGTCGGCGATTTCGGCCGCGTTGATCATGCCGGTGGAATCGGCGGCGGTAGTGTCGGCGGGTTCGGCAGCGGTGGAGTCAGACTGGGAGAGAAAATCCAGAATGTCGCTGAAGTTGAAACGGTCGCCGCTCTGGACCACGTGCACGTAGAGGCCCTTCATGTAGATTTCGCCTACGCTGGCCGTTCCGGTAACGATTCTCGTGGGGTTCAGGTTGATGCGGAACTTTTC
This portion of the Fibrobacter sp. genome encodes:
- a CDS encoding type I restriction enzyme HsdR N-terminal domain-containing protein, which codes for MTHGTLYDPIRQKDVPDTPEERVRQATVQFLLNEVKVPAHLITVEFGLSSVDPKTDDRVDIVVHDFRNGNDQAKPWLLVECKAPGEYTWEALQVQLNKYLQVLTPRFVMLSLGDCERFFEMDAATKRFVKIERLPEFR
- a CDS encoding glutamate-5-semialdehyde dehydrogenase, producing the protein MTKNYSNLDEYSDLLAKNAKKASKNLRTLSGEKRSAVLNLVAKLLREHKPEILAANKLDLEAAAGKLDDAKMDRLTLNDTRIEAMAKGAEEIAAFTDPLNRVLESRELKNGIKISRVAVPIGSVFFIFESRPNVTIDGACLCFKAGNAVILRGGKESLNSAKCLAGIFHKALAENGIDEDAVQLVTETSHDLVGMLLQRSDCIDLVIPRGGERLIRAVVEQSKIPVIKHFNGICHVYIDKSADMDKAVNILINAKTQRTGVCNAMECVIIDRHIDDANVKKLLDCLADRGVELFGNKDAQSHDSRIKDIGDDSNYHHEYLALKASVKFVDNVAEACEHIEQNSSRHTEAVVAEDASVQDYFVANVDSSSVMVNASTRFADGGEYGLGAEVGISTDKLHARGPMGVESLCTYKWVLRGNGQVRG
- a CDS encoding ORF6N domain-containing protein yields the protein MTKKAEKTEIVTTNPLVESGVEKMIQVIRGKQVLLDRDLAMLYGVETKRINEQVKRNIERFPEEFCFRLDRDEIEFVKSQLATSRKEGFFSGQKGGGRKNPYAFTEQGVAMLSTVLHSEKAIKVSIDIMKVFVAMRHYMLANGGLVNRLSNVESKILDHDRKNIEYDRKFDEVFEAMDRGELKSKGLFYNNQEFDAYVFVCDLIRSAKKRIVLVDRYVTEKTLTMMLKREKGVSVTIYTYDKSKVLEMDLATYNEQYPDSPMRVLPSYGMHDRFLFIDEVAYHFGASLKDLGKNTFFFTQEDFTLEEVLKESQKIQDALSSPPTSKT
- a CDS encoding pyridoxal phosphate-dependent aminotransferase; protein product: MRRRLLSEGAKELSYEIREIVKKANQLKALGLPIHWENIGDPIEKKCQLPDWIKDIVVDLVKTNRSYGYCPSKGMLETREFLVKENNKLGVAQISVDDILFFNGLGDAIATIYGLLSMNTRIIGPAPAYSTHSSAEAAHAHTAPITYSLQPENHWYPDLEELENKVKYNPSIAGILVLNPDNPTGMVYPLDILKKIVDIAKRYNLFIICDEIYNKITYNGAHAYALAEYIGDVPGIALKGISKEYPWPGARCGWAEYYNRDKDEQFDAFCRAIDNAKMVEVCSTTLPQMTIPRVLGDPRFIEHRTALNEKIGRRSAIINEILSDIPELYFNPTYGAFYNTIIFREGTLNSHQTLKIDNPIIKKKVEEWCSKTTNLDYRFVYYLLGAKGICVVPSTSFCTDLKGFRVTLLEEDEEELREVFTTIHDAIVEYLHS
- the xth gene encoding exodeoxyribonuclease III, with product MNIYSWNVNGIRSALKKGLENWFHETNPDILCLQEVRAETDQIPESMAKPEGYFAYWNPCQRKKGYSGVGVLTKIEPDAVNYGFDIEEFDVEGRVLQLVFPDWVLNSIYFPNGGSGDDRLDYKLRFYDAFLENSERWIADGKHVLTVGDYNTCHKEIDIARPKENENVSGFLPVERAWMDKYVEHGFVDSFRNLHPDTRDVYSWWSNRFGARGRNVGWRLDYAFVDEALMPNVVRSEIHTTVMGSDHCPISIELEPPFAPLPIKSASAEAEVQ